The following nucleotide sequence is from Zingiber officinale cultivar Zhangliang chromosome 10A, Zo_v1.1, whole genome shotgun sequence.
TTACTCCCAGAAGCTGGCAAGTGATCTGTAGAGGACCAAAGAAAAGGAATTAGAGAACAAAACAATCAAGTTTATAGACAAAGGATCATTCCAAAATGTCAATAGGCAAAGCCAGGAATGTCTTAATCAGTAATACAAGTTGTTCATGTTCACACGTCTATATCAAAGAGAAACAGAAGATAATCAAGTTAACTTGGCGGAAATGCTCATAAGAGTATACAAGTTATTAAAGTTATTTAATAAGACATGAGTAATTAAAGTTTTTGGCACGCTGGTGCTGGATCCAAGTGATCGAGAAAATAGGAGGTGCAAGCAACAGCTGACCTCTCCAGATGAGTAAGTTCATGTTGATCCCCAATTGCTTAGATGTGCAATCGATGTTAATGGTATTGTAGCGCGTTAAAAACCTGCTAACCTGAAGGAACACACCTGTTGGATACTAGTCCAAACAGGATATTGTATGATCAAACATGATCCTAAGCAAATGCAATAACCTTAGGAGCACCAAATTTTTGCATCATCTGCAAATCACTGCTCATATTGGTGATAATCATAAAACCCAGTCTATCAACACTCAGTATGTAAAATATTGGGTCTTGGGGAGCCTAAGTTACACCACCTAGATTGTGTACTTGTTGGCACATTTCAGCCTAGATTGCTTGTGGATAGAAATCGAGCATTAGATGAGAACAGCCACAGCAGCAAAAGTGATTCTGAAGTAAACGAAGCTCCTATCTTCTGAAACTCACCTAGCATACTGGTAATAATCAGAAAGTCTGGTCTATAAGCACTCAGTATGTAAAGCCTCAGGATGCCTAAGTTAGATCCACCTGAACTGTATATCAATTTGCACATTACAGCCTAGATTACTTGTAGACTAAAAACAAGCATACGGATGAACACAACCGTAAAGGAAAAGAGGTTCTGAAGTAAACAAAAAAAATGTAGAACGATTTCATCTGTTCTGATTCCATACCCTTCGGCAGCCACCAAGTCTCTTCCTCACGATCTGTCCGAGACTCAGCTGCGATAGTtcaaaatgaagaagaaaaattaGAGACCGTCATCGAAAATTCCAAAACCCAAAGCCAAAGGAGAATTCAACCTCAGCAGCAGACGCAACAGTTTCAACCGCATTCGCGTCCTTCAACGGCCCGACAGACAAGTCTCCTTCCGAGGCCAGAGAATCATCTCCAGCCACGGCTTGACTCGTCGAAGGAGAACCCCTATGTTTACGACGACCACCAACCCGTCGTCCAGGCGACCGCCTCAGGAGCTTCCAAGCGAAAATGCAAGCGATCGCTAAGCCAGCAACGGCTCCAAGAGAACCGACGCTCTAGAAGATCAAATCGGAGACTGATCGAGGTCGGAAGCTTTTAGGGTTAGATTCAAAGGACACGATTTACCTTGTGGTGAACGGCGAGGGCGAGGACGTCGGCGATTTTGCGATGGAGGAGGCGCGAGAGGCGGCGCACGAGGGCGCCGACGTTGTCCGCCACGCCATCCGACATGGGAAGACGAGATTCACCGACGTCGAAGGGAGAGACGATTCTTCCGCTTGGATTCGCCGACGATTTGGACGATTTCGCTCCAGTTACCGGACGCGTCCGCTACTTGACGGCCAAGACTGGAATAGACAACAAGCCAGAACTCGTGACTTAATTCGGAATTTACGATAATGGCAAATTCTTAAATACCCTcttaattatgaaaaaataaataaataaataaacaaaactaATGGAGACAATATCCTCTATCCGAAGCTAAAATAAGTAGATGAACTACTTGTAATTATATTCGGATTTTGAGTTACGATTTCTCCTTAAGTTTATCATcttcatgttataatttaaattaagtttatcatcttcatgttataatttaaatTGAGACGGATAATCGAAGGTTATTTGAAGATCATCGGCGGTGAATAAATGATCAAACTGTTAAGCGTCGAGCGAAGATGACCTCCAAGTGACTTTCAGCCATCGATCTCGATCCAAATTATAACTGTAGGTGATAAACCTAAGAGtgatcataattaattatgattggatcatgatcaaattataattataaatgatCTATCTTCTCctgattcattttttttataaatcaggGATCTGAACTGGGATAATGGGGCTGCAGTTAAAGTTTGGTAAGATAATAAGTGAATTATCCATTAAAACAAGTAATCCTTATTTTTATTTTCGTCAAACACTCAgcatcttattttttattttaagataattttatttcaaaattaaattgtcATATAGTTGTAAAATAAAGTTATTTTCATTATATTAACATTATTATACATAATCAATATTACATCAAAATGCTTTTGTATAGAAATCAACGGACTgttttcataaaaataataataataataataatatccaaaaaaaatcttctaaaaatCTGTATATTTCAACGCTATTATAAAAACTATACTTACTATTATGAAGAGAAAAAATTCAactgaatttaaaattattacatataaaatattattatattaaaaaattatctcgattaattaaacttaattaacattATTTGAATATTATCAAAATTGTTATGACATTATTGGGCTCTCAATGAATCGACGGTTCAACTATAAATTAAGGGTCGgttcattattttttaaaattttattttagatttttataatcataaattttttatttaataataatttaatgatATGATTGAATATCACTTAACCTATCCTACCCTtctattaaaattgaaattttaaaactatttcatTGAATTGTACCCTTTCTAAAGCTAATTTTAcaacttatttatttaaattattttatgtgAGACTAATATATTTTTCCATGTTAATTTTATAATTCATTTGTCTTGAATTATGTGATACAACTCTTCTACTTTGAACTTATTAAAAATCTCTTAATTATTGGttttatttatcattttattcaatattgagtttataaaattatttatctttgtgatatatctaataataaatttattaaggaatataatttatttataataaaattatatgttAAAGACTATCATCCAACatctgaaattaattaaaaaatataatttaaatgatatatatgtttcaaagtactaaaaaataaaaatattcttttaata
It contains:
- the LOC122027742 gene encoding peroxisome biogenesis protein 22-like, coding for MSDGVADNVGALVRRLSRLLHRKIADVLALAVHHKSVGSLGAVAGLAIACIFAWKLLRRSPGRRVGGRRKHRGSPSTSQAVAGDDSLASEGDLSVGPLKDANAVETVASAAELSLGQIVRKRLGGCRRITCQLLGVILQEKTPEELQKHATIRLPVLEVVKEICKHCDLYLMETVLDDESEERVLSALENSGIFQSGGLIKDKVLFCSTETGRISFVRQLEADWHIDSNLDIISQLSRFIRFQLYISQMDSGQIAPNVFTSTSLEQLFS